CTTGTTCTTGTACAAGTGGTGCTGCCGAATCTCAACTGTATAGCTCGAATTGCAGTATTTAGTGTCATTGAGCCATGGCTGCCAAGTTGACTCGCCTCCACAGTCTTCGCGAACGCCTTGGTGCCACCTTCTCCTCTCATCCCAATGAGCTGATTGCACTCTTCTCCAGGTGGGCATACCAAAATATGTAACACGAGCATATGCAACTTCTTTCTTGGTTTCTTTTGTTGACACCATCATGCATGCTAATTGCTAAGGCTGTTACATATTCATCCTCGACTCATATTGATCATATGTAATGATTTTATGATCAGGAGATTATTGATTGTAAAGCATAGTGTTGCTGTTCTTCAGTTTTTGTAGCCTTTTGGTTTGATTAGTACAATTTAGTTGATAAGACAGTAAGTTTGTGGGACATCATTTGGCAGATTGTTTGTCTTTAGCTGGTACAGTGCCATTTAATATTTACATCCTTCAGATCTAAATAGGATATGAGATGTCCATCACAACAGGGAAAAAAGTACATGATATGAGATGCAACATCCATTTTATTTGTGAAATATCACTTTTACAGGTATGTTAACCAGGGCAAGGGAATGCTTCAGCGCCATCAACTGCTTGCTGAGTTTGATGCCCTGTTTGATAGTGACAAGGAGAAGTATGCGCCCTTCGAAGACATTCTTCGTGCTGCTCAGGTAACACTGCTGAGATGCCTGCTTGAGTGCTTGCCAATTGAAGATCAGGTACTCATTCTAATTTCCCTTGTCTGCATATAGGAAGCAATTGTGCTCCCTCCATGGGTAGCACTTGCTATCAGGCCAAGGCCTGGTGTCTGGGATTACATTCGAGTGAATGTAAGCGAGTTGGCTGTGGAGGAGCTGAGTGTTTCTGAGTACTTGGCATTCAAGGAACAGCTGGTGGATGGAAAGTAAGTTCTTCGATGAATTCTTTGTAGTTTTATAGGCTAATCTCTAGATTCTAGTTATGGAAACTTGTATATGTACTAATTCCATACCTTCTTTTCCTTATACCAGTTCCAACAGCAACTTTGTGCTTGAGCTTGATTTTGAGCCCTTCAATGCCTCGTTCCCTCGTCCTTCCATGTCAAAGTCCATTGGAAATGGAGTGCAATTCCTTAACCGACACCTGTCTTCCAAGTTGTTCCAGGACAAGGAGAGCCTGTACCCGTTGCTGAATTTCCTCAAAGCCCATAACTACAAGGGCACGGTGAGCTTACAGTCCAGAATCTTCCAAGCGCATGCTTCACAATCGATGATGACAATATTTAtttacaccctgttcgcttggcttataagccgtactttttcagccaacgaacaatatttttttctcacaacaaatcagtcaacagtactttcagccatggcttatcagccaagcgaacagtgcATTAATTTTATTTAGGAACTTTACATAACCTGAAAATGGATTAAGTGATGCCACCCTACTCCCTCATTTGTAAGTCCTTTTTTTCTGTTACAGACGATGATGTTGAATGACAGAATTCAGAGCCTCCGTGGGCTCCAGTCATCCCTTAGAAAGGCAGAAGAGTATCTACTGAGTGTCCCTCAAGACACTCCCTACTCAGAGTTCAACCATAGGTGATTGATCAATAAATTGTCCTTGCCATTTAACTTTGGTTGAACTAGCAAATGGATTAACTGCTTGTAATGCCACCATGATCTGCATTAGGTTCCAAGAGCTTGGCTTGGAGAAGGGTTGGGGTGACACTGCAAAGCGCGTACTTGATACACTCCACTTGCTTCTTGACCTTCTTGAGGCCCCTGATCCTGCCAACTTGGAGAAGTTCCTTGGAACTATACCAATGATGTTCAATGTTGTTATCCTGTCTCCTCATGGCTACTTTGCCCAATCCAATGTGCTTGGATACCCTGACACTGGTGGTCAGGTACAGAATCTTAGTGATTATTTTTCTTTTAGCTACTGTAGCTTTTAGGTTTCTCATTTGCAATCGTTTTGCAGGTTGTGTACATTTTGGATCAAGTCCGTGCTTTGGAGAATGAGATGCTTCTTAGGATTAAGCAGCAAGGCCTTGACATCACCCCGAAGATCCTCATTGTATGTTTCATGTTTGAGACCATGTTTCGCCTTCTGAACCCTTTCATTGTTTCTTGATTTACTCAGTAAATGTTCCTACATAATCTTATTTGTGCAGGTTACCAGGCTGTTGCCTGATGCTGTTGGGACTACATGCGGTCAGCGTCTGGAGAAGGTCATTGGAACCGAGCACACAGACATTATTCGTATTCCATTCAGAAATGAGAATGGTATTCTCCGCAAGTGGATCTCTCGTTTTGATGTCTGGCCATACCTGGAGACATACACTGAGGTATATAGATTATCTGACTGAATGTCCTACACAGCGTAGCTTGTTTGAGTAATACTGAAGTCATGCATTCTGTGCTACAGGATGTTGCCAGTGAAATAATGTTAGAAATGCAGGCCAAGCCTGACCTTATCGTTGGCAACTACAGTGATGGCAATCTAGTCGCCACTCTGCTCGCGCACAAGTTGGGAGTTACTCAGGTCTGTTTGGCTGTACACGAGTAATTGAGTTTTTTATAAAATTATTAAGTTCTCCAAATGCTTAATAGTTTTGTACATGCTTGCAGTGTACCATTGCCCACGCCTTGGAGAAAACCAAATATCCCAACTCAGACATATacttggacaattttgacagccAATACCACTTCTCATGCCAGTTCACAGCTGACCTTATTGCCATGAATCACACTGATTTCATCATCACCAGTACATTCCAAGAAATCGCAGGAAGGTAAGTTTTGTATATTATCTTTAGAATCTCGCTGTATTGTAGTAGTAACTAAACTAGCATCTGATGTTTTCTCTGTTATTTCTGCAGCAAGGACACTGTGGGGCAGTATGAGTCCCACATCGCGTTCACTCTTCCTGGACTTTACCGTGTTGTCCATGGCATTGATGTTTTTGATCCCAAATTCAACATTGTCTCTCCTGGAGCAGACATGAGTGTTTACTACCCATACACTGAAACTGACAAGAGACTCACTGCCTTCCATCCTGAAATTGAGGAGCTCATCTACAGTGATGTTGAGAACAATGAGCACAAGTGAGTACTGAACTGATTGAATGTCTTCTTGTAGTCAATCAGCTTGTAAATATTCCAACACTCATCTGCATGTCTGTCCATCTTTCTATCTATTAAGATATGCAAAGCTGTTATTGCCATTTACAATAAATAAGTTTTCGACCTGAACACCTGGTATTTAATTGCTTCCAGGTTTGTGTTGAAGGACAAGAACAAGCCGATCATCTTCTCAATGGCTCGTCTTGACCGTGTG
The nucleotide sequence above comes from Miscanthus floridulus cultivar M001 chromosome 18, ASM1932011v1, whole genome shotgun sequence. Encoded proteins:
- the LOC136519854 gene encoding sucrose synthase 1; amino-acid sequence: MAAKLTRLHSLRERLGATFSSHPNELIALFSRYVNQGKGMLQRHQLLAEFDALFDSDKEKYAPFEDILRAAQEAIVLPPWVALAIRPRPGVWDYIRVNVSELAVEELSVSEYLAFKEQLVDGNSNSNFVLELDFEPFNASFPRPSMSKSIGNGVQFLNRHLSSKLFQDKESLYPLLNFLKAHNYKGTTMMLNDRIQSLRGLQSSLRKAEEYLLSVPQDTPYSEFNHRFQELGLEKGWGDTAKRVLDTLHLLLDLLEAPDPANLEKFLGTIPMMFNVVILSPHGYFAQSNVLGYPDTGGQVVYILDQVRALENEMLLRIKQQGLDITPKILIVTRLLPDAVGTTCGQRLEKVIGTEHTDIIRIPFRNENGILRKWISRFDVWPYLETYTEDVASEIMLEMQAKPDLIVGNYSDGNLVATLLAHKLGVTQCTIAHALEKTKYPNSDIYLDNFDSQYHFSCQFTADLIAMNHTDFIITSTFQEIAGSKDTVGQYESHIAFTLPGLYRVVHGIDVFDPKFNIVSPGADMSVYYPYTETDKRLTAFHPEIEELIYSDVENNEHKFVLKDKNKPIIFSMARLDRVKNMTGLVEMYGKNARLRELANLVIVAGDHGKESKDREEQAEFKKMYSLIDEYNLKGHIRWISAQMNRVRNAELYRYICDTKGAFVQPAFYEAFGLTVIESMTCGLPTIATCHGGPAEIIVDGVSGLHIDPYHSDKAADILVNFFEKCKADPSYWDKISQGGLQRIYEKYTWKLYSERLMTLTGVYGFWKYVSNLERRETRRYLEMFYALKYRSLASAVPLSFD